The sequence AGCAACGGAGGAGACGTTGTTATCAATGTTCCAGAGAAAGAAGGATTTAAAGATTCAGCACCATCACCTTCTTCACATGTACCGGCTTCACCAAACTCAGACACGGTGACAACCAAACTAGAGCCGTTAACCATTCTCCTTCCTGAAATCAACAAATTCTCTGGCAGCGTTCATAAGCCGCCTAAGATTCCAAGTCCCGTCACCGAAGGTCTAACTCGTAGGAGATCTCTTTCGAGGTCAGTTTACTCCAAGTCCAACTCAAGGTTTGGTCAACAACAATCTTACCGTTTCGACAAGACTATAGTCGAGGAAAATTGTGGAACCCCTACGGAACCGTTTGGTTCTGCTTCATTTTCAAAGCCTTCTCTTCACAAGGCTTCCCCTAGTAACAAATCGAATAAAAGCACTAGCTCAGTAGCCCTGAGTAAGGTTGATGAGGACGAAACTGATGAACATGAAGAAATCTACAAAAGGGTTAAACTACACCAAGTGAAGCGTAGAGGAATAAGACCTCTAGCTCTTCTTGAGCTACTAGTTTTTGTGGCTATTCTCACCACGTTGGTTGTGTGTTTAACTAATGGTTCGGTGAAGAAGCATCGCATTTGGGGTTTAGAAGTCTGGAAATGGTGCGTCCTTGTGATGGTGACGATAAGTGGCATGTTCGTGACAAACTGGTTCATGCATTTCGCGGTGTTCATCATAGAAAGAAACTATCTCCTACGTAAAAAGGTCTTGTACTTTGTCCATAGTTTGAAGAAGAACGTTCAAGTCTTCATCTGGTTCGGTCTGATCCTGGTTGCTTGGGTGTTTTTATTCGAGGATGACGATAAACGCTCTAGCAAGGCCAAGAAGTTTCTCGACGCTATAACTTGGACTCTCGTCTCCCTTCTCGTAGGTTCAGCCATTTTCTTGGTGAAGACGTATGCATTGAAAGTTCTTGCTTCGAAGTTCAACGTCAGAAACTTCTTTGAGAGAATTCAAGAATCTGTCTTCCACCAATACGTACTCCAGACTCTCTCGGGACCTCCGCTTATAGAAGAGGCAGAGAGAGTTGGACGTGAGCCAAGCACTGGCCACCTTAGCTTCACTAGCACCAATGGAACGGTGGAAGAGAAGAAAGTGCTTGATATGGGTAAAGTTCACAAGATGAAACAAGAGAAGGTCTCGGCTTGGACAATGAGAGTTTTGATTGAAGCTGTGGGAGCTTCAGGTCTCTCAACCATATCTCATACTTTAGATGAGTCTAGCAATCGGAAGAAGAGATCTGATAAAGAGATTACTAATGAGATGGAGGCTGTGGCTGTAGCTTATGATATTTTCAACAATGTTGCTCAGCCAAACTCGAGGTAAGTCAGCACACAATACTCTGCTTTCTTCTAGCTACGTTTCATCTTAGTCATTCAAACTCAAGGTTATAAAATACGGTAGCATGTTATAGAGTTATtatatagatttatataattCAGGAGTATAATAGCGTTTAAGAAGGCATTATACACTTTATGCGGTtacattatttatataattcgaGAGTATAATAGTGCTTAAGCGGGCATTATACACTTTATGCGGATGGATGGAATattcaaaaatctaaaatattaatattactaaattattatttatattaatttttacttatttatttatatgattatagCTATTAGTTTAATTGTTTAAAagcaattttaaatttataaatctcatatttatatatttaaacatgttataaaaaattataatttgaaactatttatatatgttaaactatatttttatacataatatgAAGTATATTATATGTTCAGTTTTCTAAAAGGTGAAAATTACATATGAAGTATATTATATGTTCACTGACTAAACTTGACGTTGCTTgttatttttcagttacatAGAGGAAGATGACTTGCTGAGATTCATGATTAAGGAAGAGGTAGACCTTGTACTCCCATTGATAGAATGTTCCGAGACTGGAAAAATCACACGTAAAGCTTTCACAGAATGGGTGGTAATATTCTTTCAAACACTTCCCTTGGTTTATTAGTGTCCATGCCTATATAGAGATATTGTATACTTTTTTTAGTAGGTCGGTGTGTAAGCATGTGTTGATGTTTGTTGACAGATTAAAGTTTACACAAGTCGGAAAGCGTTAGGGCACTCACTGAACGACACAAAAACAGCAGTTAAGCAGGTGGACAAGATTTTGACTGGAGTCTTGTCCGTTATCGCTTTCATCATTTGGTTGATACTTATGGATATAGCAACGACCAAGTTCTTGGTGGTGTTCTCCTCACAATTTGTTGGTCTTGCTTTTATGATCGGAAGCACTTGCAAGAATATCTTTGAGTCCTTTGTGTTTGTCTTCGTGATGCACCCTTATGACGTCGGTGATCGTTGCATTATCGACGGCGTTGTTGTAAGCGACTCTAAACATTATTTCATTGCTATGTTACTAATTGAAAAACTAACCCATATATATTTGCCAGTGTTCAAAAAATTGTTAAGGGGTAACTAGACATGGATTATTCAAAACTTAGACGAGACATAACctaattgttaataaattattgatttatttttatatattttatatttatattaaatatttttgttttaagtttaattataaatttattttgatgaagtaattagacaaatttgtggattagaaataatattattgtttgatttaaaaaatttagactAAGTTAGATTGATTTAACCaaatttaaattgtttaaaccgattTGAGTCACAGAATATTGTTTCGTCTAGCCGGTCGGCGGTGTCGCAGACACCTATTTTTAGAATTTACACCACTGATATTTGCTAATATTACTACTCATTTTAAACTTCTAAtccttcttttctttattttgaagTTGTTGGTCGAAGAGATAGATCTTTTAACTACTGTGTTCCTCAAGATTGACAACGAGAAGGTGTTCTATCCAAACGCGACTTTGATATCGAAACCAATAAGCAATTTCTACAGAAGTCCAGATATGGGAGATTCAATATTATTCTCCATCGCATTCTCAACGCCAGCGGCGAAAATTGCCACTCTCAAGGAAACTATATCAGAGTAAGTATCGAAACAAAAATTACCATCTTAAACTACTCACTGTGTATTGAGAAAACATTGGGGTGTGTTTGGTCAGATATTTGGTGCAGAATCCGCAAAATTGGTATCCAAATTTCCTTTTCTTGGTGGATGCTATTGAGAACGTGAACAAGctgaacttgaatctgatcgtCACACACACCATCAACTTCCAACACTTCATAGAGAAGGGCTCAGGAGAACTGAGCTGGTCATCGCGGTTAAAAGAATCCTGGAGGAGCTTGAGATCGAGTACACCTTACTTCCTCAAGATGTTCATCTCATTGGTCACAAATGATCATTTCCTTTTTCTCCTTTTGCATGTATTAATTCCACTTGTACTTGTTATTAGCGCATGATTTGCTTCGGTTTAATTGTACTCAAGAACTCGGTTTAACATTTTCAGTATTGATTTGTTAATGGATTTAAACCACTAAGCACTATATATTAAGTGAAATAATCTGATTTCTAGATTTGGTGTGGACAATTACTAATAACAAAGCGAATATATATTGATCAGGAAGATGTTTCGTAGTAAGCAACATAGTTTTCTCAAACAAACTAAACCGGAATAACTTGAGGAACAAGCAAACGAAATTCCAAGCAATGTAGAAAAGGGGACTGGTTCTTGAGTGTGGACATGGGTATGGTATTAATCTTGAAGTTGAAACCGATTCTCGTTCAAGTATGCCGGTATGCCACACCATGACCATGAATGAATCTTGCGTTCTCTTCGCTATAAACTTCTGTCTCCTTCTCCAGCCTAATCATATTCAAGTTTCATTTTGTTAGTAAATATTGATCAATAAGGAAATATAAACAAAGGAGAAAATGGAAGTTACGCAAGAGAGATGGTCTTGTTGAGCGTAGCAGCAGATAGGAAAGAAGGAGCGTTTAGATACATCAACTCTCCTTTCACTCTCTCTTCAATTCTTTGATCTATTTCATCCATTTGGACCTCAAACTCTTGGTCCGATGCCATCACCCATCCCCATGTGTCCGCAAATGACGGTACATGTGCAGTGTAAGCCTTCACGTCTGTTTACATTACATAAATATTCATCAGAATGAACCCACCACGTTTctacaaaacacacacaagaaGTCTTGCTTACGCTTGAAGACGTGTTTCATGGTGTTGTAGATTGATGTAAAGACCTCTTTATGAGTGAAAATTCCTGCTGGTCCagcctataattttttgaagaatttgacaaacatgtatattaaaataaagtgTTTTAATTATCTTTCTCTTAAGTTataaacaacataaaaatgatGCAATACCTGAGTCACAAAAATGCCATTAGGGCTAAGCTTGGGTTTGAGGATGTTTTGGTAGAAGGATTTGGTGTAGAGTTGGTAACAAGGTCCACCTTCTACTGGGTCTGCTAAATCTCCCACTATGATATCAAACTTCTCATCCCTTTTCTCCAGTTCAGCCCTTTTCACATTCAAGTTAATAAGTTATTATAATTAAGAGAATTTCAAGTCTTTTTAATATAAACTCaacataaatattgtttaaatttgcTCCAGTGTCCTTACTTTGCATCTTTGATCACAAGTTCAAGCTTCTTGCTACAAAAAGCTTCACTATTAACGGTCAGAAATCTCCTGCAAAATTCAACAACTTcctgaaaagaaaaagatttatgTGTTAGCAATGAGTTTATGTCTCTGCTATAAAAActgatcaaatatatacatagagAGATAAGAAGTTAACCTGATCAATATCACACATGACCACTTTCTCGATCGTCTTGTGTTTTAGTATTTCTCTTGCAGCAGAGCCTTCACCTCCTCCCATTATGAACACTGTCTTGGGGCTATTTAGAGAGCACACAAGGGTAAATCAAATAACTAATCCAATTGTACTAACATTTCTTCCAATATTAGTTAATCAAGTTTAactagttttgttacaaaaatagaaGTGCACCATACTTGGGGTGGAAAAGGAGGGCAGGGTGGATCAAACATTCATGGTAGATAAACTCATCTCTCTCTGCACTTTGCATTTTCCCGTCAATCACAAGCACCTGTTTTAATTAAGTAACATATGCTTCATACTATCTAGTCTCCAGTAACATATAACGATGCTATAAGATATTTGTTCTTAATCTTTTTCtgatatttgttattaataaaaGCTATACAATATTGATACTAATAGACGAAAATGTACCTTGCCGAAATGTTTGGTGTCCAGAAGAGCAATTTCTTGGTACTCACTGGTTCCTGTATGGAGCACACTGTTGAGAGCAAAAGACCACTTGAGATCATCATCGATGGTTTCTTCGTACCAATGGCAGTCCTTCTGGTTAGACAGGAGGGTTTGAATGGGTGAGGTGTCTTTGTGAATCTCCGGGAACCCATTTCCAAACATGATCTCTACGGCTTCTCCCATATCCAACAAGtaaagaaaacagagagataGATATAGAGGAAATAAAAGAGAGGAGTGATAAAGATTCGTGGTGAGATATGTTCATAGAGAAGCCAACCTTTGCCCTTTTATAGAGGGTGCAACTGGAAGTACTTTTATATGAATTATACGATTCGttctgtttcaaaaaaaataaaatgaattatacGATTCGCTAGGTCCCTCCTAATGTTCACTATTTACGAtggcaaaaaaaagaaaagaaaatatctatatacattctcgttttcaaaaaagaaaaaaaattatacgatTCGTTAGGTCCCTCCCAATGTGCACTACTTCACTAGTTACGATTGGAAAAAAGAATCCAAAATATCTATAGAGAAAAAGACTTGAATAGtactaaaccaagtttttgttttcaaagt is a genomic window of Brassica napus cultivar Da-Ae chromosome A2, Da-Ae, whole genome shotgun sequence containing:
- the LOC106425813 gene encoding thermospermine synthase ACAULIS5, with protein sequence MGEAVEIMFGNGFPEIHKDTSPIQTLLSNQKDCHWYEETIDDDLKWSFALNSVLHTGTSEYQEIALLDTKHFGKVLVIDGKMQSAERDEFIYHECLIHPALLFHPNPKTVFIMGGGEGSAAREILKHKTIEKVVMCDIDQEVVEFCRRFLTVNSEAFCSKKLELVIKDAKAELEKRDEKFDIIVGDLADPVEGGPCYQLYTKSFYQNILKPKLSPNGIFVTQAGPAGIFTHKEVFTSIYNTMKHVFKHVKAYTAHVPSFADTWGWVMASDQEFEVQMDEIDQRIEERVKGELMYLNAPSFLSAATLNKTISLALEKETEVYSEENARFIHGHGVAYRHT